One region of Mycolicibacterium rhodesiae NBB3 genomic DNA includes:
- a CDS encoding FtsK/SpoIIIE domain-containing protein yields the protein MASNNKGTNNTQSSDDEWIEDLIVSLFKAAGYLLWWAILFPAISIPIIACIAVAITHGVRPGLIAAAVVSIGYMAWAWLDHRSFHAWVTGPVRRRWLTWWRYTRSWNLVCALHGLTAKLGERTLTPALQSVQIGVRSDVLRLRVVTGQSLQDWHKQAEALAAAWRADRLTITAIAPGELRITLMRGDVLAEPIALPMPTPATIVDLTSVRVGIMESRSGWQLPLLGHHILVAGATGAGKGSVLWSLIAGIAPDLRTGQVRLCVIDPKGGMELGAGAPMFAVFTHDATDPTLELLRQLVKVMHTRANRLRGKTRLHTPTQAEPLFVVVIDEIAALTAYVTDRKVRTEIEQLLGLLLSQGRAVGISVVAAVQDPAKDTLPVRQLFTVRIGLRLTEATQTAMVLGQGARDAGAACDRISDATPGVGYMMVDGTGQPVRVRAFHVTDSDISNLAARFRLPCGANRTNQSNGERGDTDRGQR from the coding sequence ATGGCTTCAAACAACAAGGGCACCAACAACACCCAGTCGAGCGATGACGAATGGATCGAAGACCTCATCGTCTCACTGTTCAAGGCGGCGGGGTATCTGCTGTGGTGGGCGATCTTGTTTCCCGCCATCAGCATCCCGATCATCGCCTGCATCGCGGTGGCGATCACTCATGGGGTGCGTCCAGGACTGATCGCGGCCGCCGTGGTCAGCATCGGGTACATGGCGTGGGCATGGCTGGATCACCGATCGTTTCACGCTTGGGTGACCGGGCCGGTGCGCCGGCGCTGGCTGACGTGGTGGCGCTACACGCGCAGCTGGAACTTGGTGTGCGCCCTGCATGGATTGACCGCCAAGCTCGGCGAGCGGACTCTAACACCGGCACTGCAGTCAGTGCAGATCGGCGTGCGGTCCGATGTGCTCCGGTTGCGAGTCGTGACCGGCCAGTCATTGCAGGACTGGCACAAACAGGCCGAGGCGCTGGCTGCGGCGTGGCGTGCCGATCGGCTAACGATCACCGCCATTGCGCCAGGAGAACTGCGGATCACCCTGATGCGTGGCGACGTGCTCGCCGAACCGATCGCCCTACCGATGCCCACGCCAGCGACCATCGTCGATCTCACGTCCGTGCGGGTCGGGATCATGGAAAGCCGCAGCGGGTGGCAGCTGCCGCTGCTGGGGCATCATATCCTGGTCGCCGGGGCGACCGGTGCAGGCAAAGGCAGCGTGCTGTGGTCACTGATCGCGGGCATTGCCCCCGACTTGCGAACCGGACAGGTGAGGTTGTGCGTGATCGATCCCAAAGGGGGCATGGAACTTGGAGCCGGAGCACCGATGTTCGCGGTGTTCACCCACGATGCCACTGACCCCACTTTGGAGTTGCTGCGCCAGCTGGTGAAGGTGATGCACACGCGGGCAAATCGGCTGCGTGGTAAAACGCGCCTACACACCCCCACACAGGCTGAGCCGTTGTTCGTAGTGGTGATTGATGAAATCGCCGCACTGACTGCGTATGTGACCGACCGCAAGGTCCGCACCGAAATCGAACAGCTCCTCGGCCTGCTGCTCTCTCAGGGCCGAGCCGTCGGGATCTCAGTAGTGGCCGCGGTCCAAGACCCAGCCAAGGACACCCTGCCGGTGCGGCAGCTGTTCACCGTGCGAATCGGGTTGCGGCTGACCGAAGCTACCCAGACCGCGATGGTTCTTGGCCAGGGAGCACGAGATGCGGGTGCGGCGTGCGACCGGATCTCTGATGCGACGCCGGGTGTCGGGTACATGATGGTCGATGGCACCGGTCAACCGGTGCGGGTAAGAGCATTTCACGTCACCGACTCCGATATCAGCAATCTGGCCGCACGATTCCGGCTACCGTGTGGCGCGAACCGCACCAACCAGTCAAATGGCGAGCGCGGCGATACCGACCGGGGTCAACGGTGA
- a CDS encoding SCO3933 family regulatory protein has product MRLKIDTSATQFIVTRAPEPRLNFETGSPKVDTSTGLPLFATQLLALDDTGGEVLNVTVAGDPKLAVTQPVSVSGLVAIPWAQGDRSGVAFRADAITAIVAGSSDQASRAPK; this is encoded by the coding sequence ATGCGATTGAAGATCGATACATCAGCAACCCAGTTCATCGTGACCCGGGCGCCCGAACCCCGGCTGAATTTCGAGACAGGCAGCCCCAAGGTTGACACCAGCACCGGGCTGCCGCTGTTTGCGACGCAACTCCTCGCCCTCGACGACACCGGTGGTGAAGTACTCAATGTCACTGTCGCGGGTGACCCGAAACTGGCTGTTACTCAACCGGTCTCGGTTTCCGGATTGGTGGCGATCCCGTGGGCACAGGGGGATCGCAGCGGTGTGGCGTTCCGCGCCGACGCCATCACCGCGATCGTGGCCGGGTCGAGTGACCAGGCGTCGCGCGCACCGAAGTAA
- a CDS encoding creatininase family protein, which produces MSRHIIPDTNTKDPAATNTVAVLPIGSFEQHGPHLPLGTDTFIACAIATAISQHHDVFQLPPITFGCSHEHAAYPGTVSISATTLAAVINDITQSLTQQAVHGLVIVNAHGGNAVLTNVVQQANQAATPINVGLYPSREDWTEARTAAGITSTNHDDMHAGELETSILLATYPRYLRNGWDTTDHSASDRRYLTTVGISAYTPTGVIGYPSRATEAKGHALLDHLGRNAAALITLLTGAPQHQERQ; this is translated from the coding sequence ATGAGCCGCCACATCATCCCCGACACCAACACCAAGGATCCCGCCGCCACCAACACCGTGGCAGTGCTACCGATCGGCTCCTTCGAACAGCACGGCCCCCACCTACCCCTCGGTACCGACACTTTCATCGCCTGCGCCATCGCAACGGCAATCAGCCAGCATCACGACGTTTTCCAACTGCCACCGATCACGTTCGGATGCTCCCACGAGCACGCTGCCTATCCCGGAACAGTCAGTATCAGTGCCACCACACTGGCGGCCGTCATCAACGACATCACCCAGTCACTCACCCAGCAGGCAGTACACGGACTCGTCATCGTTAACGCCCACGGCGGCAACGCCGTACTCACCAACGTCGTGCAGCAGGCCAACCAGGCCGCCACTCCGATCAACGTGGGACTCTATCCAAGTCGCGAAGACTGGACCGAAGCCCGCACCGCCGCTGGGATCACCAGCACCAACCACGACGACATGCATGCCGGCGAACTAGAAACCTCCATCCTGCTCGCCACATACCCGCGCTACCTGCGCAACGGGTGGGACACCACTGATCACAGCGCCAGCGACCGCCGCTACCTCACCACCGTCGGCATCAGCGCCTACACCCCCACCGGTGTCATCGGCTACCCGTCTCGGGCCACCGAAGCCAAAGGCCACGCCCTGCTCGATCACCTCGGCCGCAACGCCGCCGCCCTCATCACCCTGCTGACCGGAGCGCCCCAACACCAAGAGCGCCAATAA